CACTGAGGAGGATGAATCTGATAAACTTTACATCTGACAATATCCCACTAAACATTCAATTAATCTGAGTAATTTGGGGGTGGGGCggagaagatacaagaaaaagAAGCATCCCATTTTATGTAATTCCATATTTTTCCACAGAGTTTATAGACAACACAGACTCAAGATACGGTTGTAAATCATTCTAATTCTAACCTTAATATTAGAATCTGTGACATGTAAAAATTCCAGTCATATATTGCTAGGTATTTGCCAAATGATAATCAAATGTTTGTCATAAAGTGGTTTTAAGCTCATTGGATACTATTCAGATGCTGCATACTGCCATGGTCCTTTTGTCTGATGTCATACATCAGCTCAGATGCTTTAGTAAACTCGTGTTTTCATCTGTTTAGTCTCTGTGTTATCACTTCTCGATACATAATAGAGATGTAGATGAGCAACAAAAAGATGACAAAGAAATCATCGAGAAAGCCGAGAATCCCAAACAAGGCTTCGGGTACAAAATCTAGAGGTGATATAAGATAGAAAAACGCTCCCATCAAACAAAGTATTATCCTGATACGGAACATCCAGAAAAGGCCCCCGACTGAAAACATCTCTCTGAATGCATGCCTCAGTAAAGTGGGGAGGTCCATAATTCTTTCCATAATCTGGCAGAAGAAGAACAAATATTACGATTCGGTATGGAAGGTGTCAGACTTCAAGATAATACAATTTTCTTAAAACGTGCAGACAGTTATTAACATAAATGAGGGAGTTTCACGTACTGATGGAACACAGTATGTTCTACttactcattttatttaaaacGCAGTTCTCTGATCAGTAGGTTTTTATAAAATAGATCTTATTACAGATAACTGAAAAGCAACTAAAGTATCAACAAACTTAAAATACAGGATCTAGTATTAGTAATGCAAAATTCAAGTTATCTCTACTTTGAGTTAGTAAAATAAACTAATGAAGAACCTGTGTGTAGCATTAAGCTG
The sequence above is drawn from the Ovis aries strain OAR_USU_Benz2616 breed Rambouillet chromosome 26, ARS-UI_Ramb_v3.0, whole genome shotgun sequence genome and encodes:
- the RNF170 gene encoding E3 ubiquitin-protein ligase RNF170 isoform X2; this translates as MYCPICLHQASLPVETNCGHLFCGTCIVAYWRYGSWLGAISCPICRQTVTLLLPVFGENDQSQDVVSLHQDISDYNRRFSGQPRSIMERIMDLPTLLRHAFREMFSVGGLFWMFRIRIILCLMGAFFYLISPLDFVPEALFGILGFLDDFFVIFLLLIYISIMYREVITQRLNR